Proteins from a single region of Ignavibacteriota bacterium:
- a CDS encoding RRXRR domain-containing protein, translating into MIIFVKDSRNRVLSPTTKVDWMNKMLKKNKAKLICRKLMLLQLSYPVTSKSNDEYAYFIGIDTGYSNIGFCVLKESSSKVLLLFKGEVKLRTADITKLMTERKMYRNIRRKNRRCNCKIRKFRFPRWRNRSKNKENPTRNYLLNAHLNVIKYLFKYIEEEKSIINLEYAKFDTNLLSGNGNLPGKGTASEVNLVSYILKRDNYTCLKCKNQNIPLQVHHIKFRSAGGTNISSNLATVCVSCHKKIHSGNLNNNFKLNEENFKASGMLNSVMPKIYLKLAEKYCIYKFFGYETKFDRIKRKIVKSHSNDALILSMFNVNFKNKQILNFNLNLNLNSYRRHNRAATKRIEDRRYYFKNKFSIAKNRRKRCNQEDDALIDIRRIYLDAKLKVKSGKIIYNSRTKDKPFTPGDVISFKSKENYIITGFSSTQRKAFSDKYSFKIKEASNFKVRRNSGLTIL; encoded by the coding sequence GTGATTATTTTTGTAAAAGATTCAAGAAACAGAGTGTTATCTCCAACTACAAAAGTAGATTGGATGAATAAGATGTTGAAAAAGAATAAAGCGAAATTAATTTGTCGAAAATTGATGTTGCTTCAATTGTCTTATCCAGTAACTTCAAAATCAAATGATGAATATGCTTATTTTATTGGAATTGACACTGGATATTCAAATATAGGTTTCTGTGTATTAAAAGAGTCATCTTCAAAAGTATTATTGTTGTTTAAAGGTGAAGTAAAACTAAGAACAGCAGATATTACTAAATTGATGACTGAAAGAAAAATGTACAGAAATATCAGAAGAAAAAATCGCAGATGCAACTGTAAAATACGAAAATTTAGATTTCCAAGATGGAGAAATAGAAGTAAGAATAAGGAAAATCCGACTAGAAATTATTTATTAAATGCTCATTTGAATGTAATTAAATATTTATTTAAATATATAGAAGAAGAAAAATCAATTATTAATTTAGAATATGCAAAATTTGATACAAATTTACTATCTGGAAATGGAAATTTACCAGGAAAAGGAACTGCATCTGAAGTTAATTTAGTTTCTTATATTTTAAAAAGAGATAATTATACTTGTTTAAAGTGTAAGAATCAAAATATTCCTCTTCAAGTTCATCATATTAAATTTAGATCTGCTGGTGGAACTAATATTTCTTCAAATTTAGCTACTGTATGTGTATCTTGTCATAAGAAGATTCATTCTGGAAATTTGAATAACAATTTTAAATTAAATGAAGAGAATTTTAAAGCATCTGGAATGTTAAATTCGGTGATGCCAAAGATATATTTAAAATTAGCAGAAAAGTATTGCATATACAAATTCTTTGGATATGAAACTAAATTTGATAGAATTAAAAGAAAAATAGTCAAATCACATTCTAATGATGCTTTGATTTTAAGTATGTTTAATGTGAATTTTAAAAATAAACAAATATTAAATTTCAATTTAAATTTGAATTTAAATTCATATAGACGACATAATAGAGCAGCAACTAAAAGAATTGAAGATAGAAGATATTACTTTAAAAATAAATTTTCTATTGCTAAAAATAGAAGAAAAAGATGCAATCAAGAAGATGATGCTTTGATTGATATAAGAAGAATATATTTAGATGCAAAATTAAAAGTTAAATCTGGAAAGATTATTTATAATTCAAGAACTAAAGATAAACCTTTTACTCCTGGAGATGTAATTTCTTTTAAATCAAAAGAAAATTACATTATAACTGGATTTAGTTCTACTCAAAGAAAAGCATTTTCTGATAAATATTCTTTTAAAATTAAAGAGGCATCTAATTTTAAAGTAAGAAGAAACAGCGGACTTACAATTTTGTAA